GTGTAACTTGGTGGTGTTGGTTACCAACAATTCAGGAAGTAACACCATTTGTTCAGGCAAAGCATCTTTACTAGTGGTTAATACCAATGTAACTGACGCCACTTTTCAGTGGAAACAAAACGGGATTAATATCCCCAACGCAAACTTGCCTATTTTTACTGCCAGTGAAACCGGAGAGTATAATTGCCAAGTGATTGCAGGAGACTGTCGAAAGTCTTCTACTACTCCGTTGGTAGTTATTGTACAATCTTCGTTTCAGGTGTTTATCCGAACCATTGATACAACAACCAAAGAAATGCAGGCAAGCGTGAGTGGTGCACAAGGGTATCAGTGGTACCGTGACTATCAAAGCATTGATGGAGCAACTAACGCCCGGTATACACCTACCATGGATGGAACCTACTTTGTTGTAGTATCTAACAATGGTTGTTCTTCTACTTCCAATCTGATTAATGTAGCCCCCAATACTACCACAGGCATTGCCAATGCTGAGTTTGCTAGTACAACGGGAACTAAATTCCTAATGATTTATTCAGCGACTTTTGCCCTCTTACTTCATCGCCAAAAAGTTAGATAGCTATGGCTATCCGCCATTTTAACGATTCGTTAGAGAACAAAATCCATCCAAATTAATTCATTATTTACTTAATCCCCATTGTACTAGTAGCATACAACTTTCCACTAACCCTGCCAGTAACCAAGCAGTACTTACGATGACGAATGAAGAGTTTGGGCGTTATACAGTTGTAATTACTGATGCGAAAGGCAGGGCTTTACAAGTGTGGACAGGAACCAAAACAAACAAAAAACTCAACATGCCTGTGTCTGTGAAGGATCTTGCTGAAGGCATGTATCTTGTAAAAGTAAAAATGAAGAAAAAAGAGGCAGTGAAAAAGTTGTTGAAAAAATAAATGTATCTTGTCATATAGCCTTTTTTTTGAAAAAAGGTTACTTTACATCTAATACCTAAACAAATTACTGATATGGCAAAAGCTATAGTGATTCCAAAAATGAACGATGTTGAGCCTGACTACATTATATTGAGTCATTGGTTAAAAAAAACAGGGTCTTTTGTAAAGTTAAATGACCCATTGGTAGAGGTAGAAAGTGACAAAGCCGTACTTGAAATAAAATCAGAGTTAGAGGGAACATTACTATACAAAGTGGCACAAGAAGATGACAAACTTGTGGAGGGTAAGTTGATTGGGATTATAGGCGAAGCACACGAAAAATTTGAGGATTATAAAAGTATTTTGGCTGAACATGGAGCGTTAGAAGTTGCCGCTCCGCCTGCCAGAGAAACAAAATTGCACGAAACCGAATCTGTTCAAACAACCACTATCTATACCCCTCAACATGGGCAAGGTGGTTTTATAGCAAGCAACGCTACAGTTGTAGGCAAAGTTACCTTAGGCAATCAAGTATCGGTTTGGTATCAGGCAGTGTTACGTGCCGATGAAGATCAGATTGTAGTGGGAGATCGCACCAATATTCAAGATGGTTGCATTATTCATTGTGATGAAGGCAAGCCTACGACCATTGGGCAAAGTGTAACTGTAGGGCATGGGGCTATTGTGCATGGAGCATCTGTGGATGATTTTTCGTTGATAGGCATGCGTGCTACAGTGTTAAATGGAGCTCAAATAGGTAAATACTGTGTCATAGGTGCCAATGCTTTGATTACTGAAAATATGGTAGTGCCTGATTACTCTGTGGTTATGGGCACCCCTGGAAAAGTGGTGAAACAACTCCCCGAAAGTTATAAAGCTACCCTTGAAAAAGCTGCCAGTATTTATGTTCATCTAAGCGAAGAGCATATCAAAGGCATTTACAAAGCATTGTAATTTGCCAAATGCGTGAGGCAGGATTATTTTCCTGCCTGTTTTTCTACTGCCTTCCATACCCTGAGTACATTGCCAGCACAAATCTTTTCAATAGCTCTCTCAGAGTAACCTTTTTTAAGTAAGTGGTAAATCAGGTTTGGATAAAAAGAAACATCTTTTAGGCCTTCAGGCAGTGCATCCCCCACGCCATCAAAATCGGAGCCTAATCCTACATGATTTATTCCCGCTATTTGTACTACATGATCAATATGTTTGACTACTTCGCTAATGTCAGCTTTTAATGGGTGTTGTTTAATATATGCTTTAGCAGCAGCTTCGCGCTTTTGGGGTGAAAGCTTTAGGTTTGAACGAATTTGGGTCATTTTAACATAAGCATTACCCGAGCTTTCGTTCAAAAACATTGCTCCAAAATTAATTTGAATTACTCCTCCATTTTTAGCCAAAGCCTTTATCATGTCATCTGTCATATTACGGGCAAACCCAGGCGTGAACTTTCGACATGAAGAATGTGAAGCAATCACAGGAGCCTTGGATAGTTTAATTACCTGATAAAAAGCCTCATCAGATACGTGCGATACATCTACCATCATTCCCAAATGATTCATTTCTTTGACCACTTTTTTACCAAACGGACTCAAACCACCCCAAGTCTTACGAGGATCGGTAGATGAATCACAAATATGGTTATCTTTGCCGTGGGTAAGGCTGATGTATCTTATACCACGTTTGTAAAAGAAACTTAAGTTTTCTAACCTTCCCTCTATAGGTGCTCCATTTTCCATGCCCATAGGCAATGAAATAAGTCCTTTACGAAAGTGTTTTTCTATATCACGAGGAGTACGCGCCATTGCAAACCTTTGAGGGTTTCGCTCTGCCAACTCTTCTACCGTTCTTATAAGTGCATTGGCAAAAAACTTAGCGCGTCCGTTTTTATTTTGAAAAAATGCCGGAATAAAAATAGACATAAAAGGAGCATTTAACCCTCCTTTTTTTGCCCTGTAATAATCAAAGTCTCCCTTAGAAGTATGCTTGGCTACATTCTCTTTACTGATTTTTACTCTGTATGGTGTATCTATGTGTCCGTCAAGTATGATGAATTTTTGAGCCAGTTGCTCTGCTCGTTGGTATAGTGGTTGGTCAGAGGTTTGCGATTGACAATGAATTATGCTTCCAAAAATCAATAACAAACTTAACAGTGTTCTTCTGGTATTGTTCATAAGGTATTTGACTAAAAAATGACAAAAGAGGGTTTTTTCTAATATCAAGAAAATATGGCAGACTTGATAAAACTCTGTCAAAATATTTTATCTTGACTGCAGTTTATATAGTTAAACTGCTCTTTCCGAATATACAATAATATGATCTCAATTCCTCAAAGATTACTTCATCAGCCTTTTATCCAGCAGATATTAAGTGATGGAAACTCTTTTATTTTAAAAAAGCAATTATCTGAACCCGCTGTTAACCGTGAAGGTTACATTAGTAAAGCTGTACTTTCTATGGTAACGAAAGGTTGCCAGCAAATTACTACCTGTGAGGAGCAAATCATACAAATACCGGCAGGTACAATGACTTTTCTTCCCAAAGGCTTATACAATGTGTCAGACTTGTTTACCAACAATGAAGGTTTCGAGAGCATATTGTTTTTTATAAGCGACGATGTCATCACTCATTTTTTAGAACAAGCCCCTTTCGCTTCAGGAGTTTCATTAAAACCAACTAGCCATCTATCCTTTGTTGAAGTTAGCCTGGTGATGGGATACTTTCAAGGGTTGGTACGCATACTACCTAAAATACCACTCATTCAGCCTGCTTTTATTCAATTGAAAATGTTGGAATTGTTGTATTTATTAGCAGCTCAAAACACTACTTTTCCTTACTTTTTGTGCCAAGCCCAACAAGGTGCCTCCCGAAATATCAAAACATTTATGGAAGCCAACTACGACAAACCACTTAGGGTAGAAGACTATGCCTATCTTACCGGAAAAAGTGTATCTACTTTTAGGCGTGAGTTTAAAGCCCGCTTTGACAACACCCCACAAAAGTGGTTGATAGAAAAACGCCTTGATAAGGCTTACCAAGTGTTAATAGAAGCTGAAAGTAGCGTAACACAAATTGCTTATGATACAGGGTATGACAACGTATCTCACTTTATCAAAGCATTTAAAAAGAAGTTTCAACTTACACCTAAACAACTTTTGCAAGAGCATAAAAATGTAAAGTATTGACGCAAAAACACAATGCCTGATCATTTTGGAGTAGATTATCCTTGGTTAGCCCCGTAACTTTGTTTTATATAATTCAAGAAACCTCTAAATCAAATCAGAAGATGAAAATAGCATTTATTGGATTAGGCATCATGGGGAGTCGCATGGCGAGTAATTTATTAAAGCATAAGGTAGATTTAACGGTCTATAACCGTTCTCTAGCAGCAACCACACCTTTGGTGGCTCTGGGCGCCAAAGTAGCACATACTACTACCGAAGCAGTCAAGGAAGCCGACATCGTATTTAGTATGCTTGCCAGTCCTCAAGTAGTGAAGGCCGTTGCTTATGGTCAGACAGGCTTTTTATCGAAAATGAAGTCGAAAGCCTTGTGGATAGATTGCTCCACTATAAGCCCAGCATTTGCCCTCGCCTCTGCTCAGGAAGCCTCAAAACATGAGGTAGTATTTGTAGAAGCGCCAGTAGCAGGTACTAAGTCCCATGCCGA
This genomic interval from Microscilla marina ATCC 23134 contains the following:
- a CDS encoding T9SS type A sorting domain-containing protein encodes the protein MQLSTNPASNQAVLTMTNEEFGRYTVVITDAKGRALQVWTGTKTNKKLNMPVSVKDLAEGMYLVKVKMKKKEAVKKLLKK
- a CDS encoding biotin/lipoyl-containing protein, encoding MAKAIVIPKMNDVEPDYIILSHWLKKTGSFVKLNDPLVEVESDKAVLEIKSELEGTLLYKVAQEDDKLVEGKLIGIIGEAHEKFEDYKSILAEHGALEVAAPPARETKLHETESVQTTTIYTPQHGQGGFIASNATVVGKVTLGNQVSVWYQAVLRADEDQIVVGDRTNIQDGCIIHCDEGKPTTIGQSVTVGHGAIVHGASVDDFSLIGMRATVLNGAQIGKYCVIGANALITENMVVPDYSVVMGTPGKVVKQLPESYKATLEKAASIYVHLSEEHIKGIYKAL
- a CDS encoding dipeptidase, encoding MNNTRRTLLSLLLIFGSIIHCQSQTSDQPLYQRAEQLAQKFIILDGHIDTPYRVKISKENVAKHTSKGDFDYYRAKKGGLNAPFMSIFIPAFFQNKNGRAKFFANALIRTVEELAERNPQRFAMARTPRDIEKHFRKGLISLPMGMENGAPIEGRLENLSFFYKRGIRYISLTHGKDNHICDSSTDPRKTWGGLSPFGKKVVKEMNHLGMMVDVSHVSDEAFYQVIKLSKAPVIASHSSCRKFTPGFARNMTDDMIKALAKNGGVIQINFGAMFLNESSGNAYVKMTQIRSNLKLSPQKREAAAKAYIKQHPLKADISEVVKHIDHVVQIAGINHVGLGSDFDGVGDALPEGLKDVSFYPNLIYHLLKKGYSERAIEKICAGNVLRVWKAVEKQAGK
- a CDS encoding helix-turn-helix domain-containing protein, yielding MISIPQRLLHQPFIQQILSDGNSFILKKQLSEPAVNREGYISKAVLSMVTKGCQQITTCEEQIIQIPAGTMTFLPKGLYNVSDLFTNNEGFESILFFISDDVITHFLEQAPFASGVSLKPTSHLSFVEVSLVMGYFQGLVRILPKIPLIQPAFIQLKMLELLYLLAAQNTTFPYFLCQAQQGASRNIKTFMEANYDKPLRVEDYAYLTGKSVSTFRREFKARFDNTPQKWLIEKRLDKAYQVLIEAESSVTQIAYDTGYDNVSHFIKAFKKKFQLTPKQLLQEHKNVKY